GCTTGTTGCAGGTGCAAACTTACAGCCCAAGGGCAAGTCCTAGCAGAAGTCCTACTCCAAGGCAACTTTCAAGTTCAAGCCCTCGGCTTTCTAGCACGAAGTGAGAAGCAGCATCAAGCAGTGGCGAATGCTTGCTGCCTCGACAACCACCATAATCGAATAGCAATCGCATGCATACAAatcaaacatgaaaaatatatgattcttttttataaattcaaaattttacaaaacctgtatttttttaaaattagcaaTATTAAGGTGTGCACTCTACCAATTTGATGTATCAACGGACAACCAAATAAAACCAATTTTTTGAGCTTTTGTAAAATATTTGGAAAAGCCAAAGATGAATTTTAACACGCTAGAAAGGTTATGAATTTTTACATGTTGGAGAGGAAAGAAGCTTCATATGTTGAAGAGAAGAGGAGATTAAATTAGGGTTAAGGTTTGAAATTGACAAAGAGAGTGTAAAACATGAAATCTATTAGCTTGCTAGGCACAAGATAACAGTGGACAGGGGAAGATATGCACATGAAAAGAACATGCACAAATGTTTTTCTTGCCttgattaagaaaaaattgtatataaagttGGTTATGTGGGTCAACACTATCATGGAGGTTAGGAAGCCAAATCGCCTCGAATTGTGGGCACAGGTATGATCATTTTAAGTAATAAGATTCCACTTTTGCTAATAGCTATAGTTTTGTTAAATTCCTAACATATAACTATAGCCTGACCAATGCCCCCAGGGAAGCTTGAATGACAAAGGTGTTCAATGCAGTAGTTACGAAACCAGTCACTGAATCAAAAGTTTCATCAATTCCATATGGTTAGTTCGACTCTAAAAGGGTGATCTAATTCAAGTAGGATtccttgataaaaaaataaaattatagactGACCGACATAATCAAGCTCAGCCACTTGTTGGCACATTTCTTGAGCTCATGGATTGCATAACAGAAAATCTGTCACAAATTGTCCAGATTGGAATCGTATTTTACAGGATTCATAAAACATGTTTAAATCATTGATGCTTGAACCCATAAGATCCAAGAAGAATAATTGCCCTTCTAGTACAACAAATTCTGAAAATTCACCAAGAAAGACCAGTTGCGGGCATTCTTCTGGTAAAAGAAACTTTGCAGGTGGAGAAAGTGATATCAAGTCATGGATCTAAAAACGGAGACATCTTTGTCATACCTCACATGATATTGTTCTAAGGGAACACTCAAGTGCATTCCACTAAATTTactgtgcttttttttttctttggaagtctctctctctcagttGTATTTAAATTTGGACGTGCATGAGCCTTAAGTGAACCATAgccaagagaagaagaagaaaaagaatctaGAGATGGAGaaaaatgatgataaagatgTTTCTCTTCAGGAACTCAGAGTCATGCTTGCAGAATTTGCTGAAGTTAGAGGATGGGATCAATATCACAGTCCCAGAAATCTTCTTCTAGCACTAGTAAGACTGATCTATCTATAAATAtgcaattttagtttaaattaagattgCTCTTTTAACAATATGAGACCCTTAGGTGAATCTCATATCGACATAACATGAAAGAGATGTTAGACATGAATATGCATCTTACATAGGTTGGGATGCTAAGATGAGACtagttaaataatagttttttaaactgttaagacacgTTTTGACTTGTAAAACCtaacaacaaaactataatgAACGGTGTATCTAATGTTACAAAAAATCtatacatttttcatatatgtttttatgCAGGTGGGGGAGGTTGGAGAGCTTTCTGAAATATTTCAATGGAAGGGAGAAGTGGCAAGGGGACTACCCAATTGGAGTTCTGATGATAAGGAACATTTAGAGGAAGAGCTCTCAGATGTTTTGCTTTATCTAGTTCGTCTTGCTGATGTTTGTGGGCTTGATCTTGGCCAAGCTGCACTTACAAAGATAGTGAAGAATGCGAGAAAATACCCAATTGGCAATCCAAAATTTTCTACCTAAAAGCTTTGCTCTCATCTCTCCTcactattttcattttattttgctcttcttcttgttttcttttgcaGAGATCATGTTGTTGGGTCTGATTTGTGAGAGAGAAGTAGTATGCTATAATTTCATAGTTCAATTAGAATAAGTTAATCTCTCTTTTAGCGTCTTAATCATCTTGTTTAGCAAAGAAGGGCCCTTGGAGGCCATAACATATTTATAGTTAAGGCATCTCATCATCACCCAAAAGATTATAGTATCTTAGTGAAACCGTGGGGGCGGTTGACTAGTTCCACAACTAGTGTACTTAGTTAGTTAAAagtttaactttaaaatgtgGTCGAAGGGATTTAAAACTTTGCTCCCATACTTAAAATCTCAAGTTTTTGCCACTCAAATTACCCTTGCAGCTAATAAATTGTTCCTTCTGCACAATAATTGCCGGAGCTAAAGTCTAGCCTATGATTTAAAGAAAGCTAGCCAGTCCATTAAAATTGTGATTCTGATGGGCTTCGGCTGATGCTCATTTCTCATGTGCAAGAAGCACCTAACCCCTAAAGATATTGACGGAGAGCAAATAAAATTGGTCACACTTTATTCAACTACATAACGCTAAAGTATCTAATTGACGCTAAAGTATCTAATTGagtattcaaattatgtattataattttaactaacCAACTTCAAAGCTCTAATTCAGAGAAAGAGGGATGCATGGAATGCAATGAAGAAATCTTATCAGAGAAATAAACATGTTTAATGGTGATGCAATGCAATATTACTTTCAAACAAATAATCATCAAGTGTAGCTTCCCGCTATGATTGCTTTCCAAACAAAACTGATTGGTCTCTGTTCCATTATGTTTTCTCCATGGAAAAATTGACTACACATCAAGATCCACTACCATGTATATATTCTCAAGACTTccattcattaataaaaaaaaaaaaaaaaaaactagttttaGCGAGAGAAACAATACTAAAGGGATAATTTCAGTCGTTATAAgtaattttttcttgattttaactatcaattatttatattcgttaaaaccaaaaaaatttatgacttcaatagaagaaaaatagtttttaaaaatctattttatatctttaaaaagttttaacaacgaaaaaaaatctttgtcaTCAACTATCGTTATAACTTTTAtcgttaaaaatattaatgacaTGAATAAGAGAAATTTTCCTCAttaaagccttttttttttttgtagtgattGAAACTATAAGTTGCGATGGATTGGGCAGGGTTGGGCTAAGACTTGTACAATAGTGGCCTTACAAGTCAGACCAACTCATAAAAAGTATAAGACTCACAACCCGACCCTATATATAGGATTGGGTTGGTTCCAATAATAACATATCgacccattaattttaataaaaaacaattttttattttaattttttaaataattatgaaaatagtaATAGACCGGGCTCACCCATGGGCCTTGTGTCTAGGCTCAAGGTCTAGCCCAACCACTATAGTAGTAGATTGGGCCATTTTCCTGGGCTTCAAGTTGGGCTGACCATTTGACACCTCTAATTGGAACTAAATTGTGTCAactatttaagaaatattttaaacaatgcACAAGTTCATCTAAGCTTTACCAAATATACTTAATGAAGTAAAAGTTTGCTTACCTTAAATAGGTAATTTAAGTGACAAAAATGAGGTATTCTATGTCTGAAAATAAGGGTTTCAATTTTAAACCTATTAGGGGGCAAATTGatagttcaaaaatttttaaactttttcaaatgtCTAATAACcccaaaaatttcataaagatCCTtgatattctaaaaaattaattttaccttataataaatgattatatatcaaAGACACccttatatatgaaaataagggtttcaattttgaacGTATTAGGGGGCAAGATCAAATTgctctttcttgattttcttcatCGACCGAAGACGAACAAAGAAGTCATTGGAGATAAAGGGAGGAAATGGTAGAAGACAAGGGTGCGAGGGACTtactaaaatgaaaattaaaaaaaaatgatgaaacccccgtttttttaaataacatatcatttcataaatttttattttttgtggatacgtatataaaaaattttaaattgataaaataataatatataataaaattaatttatcctattaattttaataattaatagataaatatttaaaaattaatacaaataatttaggTTTACAcaaaaccttaggtgggaataaatcttttggcccaAAAAAACCCTTGCGTGAAGAGCACTGGCAGCCGCACATGTTGGAACCTACCAGGGCTTCTGTTCCAAGACAACGGTCAAAGGGAGATGAGACAATCAATGATCAAAGGACAAGACGTCTACAGTAAGGTTACTGATGTGGGGAAGTTAACTTGGGGCCCCACTGTATCTAGGAGAACGAGAATCAAAACGGTGTTCTCTAACTAACCTCTAAATGATAAAGGGTACTTTGGtaacttgaaaaataataattaatgttcTTTCACTTTTTGTATACAATTAAGTTACGTATATTTATTTcgaatacatatttatatatattattatataattaaataattttaaattaaagataaaataacactcaatcatataatgatacgtataaatatgtatatatttatatatatttatgtatataaaatgtATATGTACAGTATTGCTcttttgtatattaattattgttttatataagAACAGtgttatgtacacaaataatatatctaactttatacataaataatgatatattatcatgtaattgaatagttttaaattagagataaaataatatctaatcatatagtgatatattattatttatgtataaaaattatacatattatttatatatataatcgaACGTTCAAATTATTAGTGAAAGAAGTGGAGGCCTATGAGTTTGCCGACTTCGAACCCATAGGATAGTCTCGAACCCACATAGTGAAGATAACTATTAGTTATCAAAAGGCTCGACCAATAATCAATTTACAAGCCCAAAATAGAGACTTCAAAA
This sequence is a window from Mangifera indica cultivar Alphonso chromosome 20, CATAS_Mindica_2.1, whole genome shotgun sequence. Protein-coding genes within it:
- the LOC123204932 gene encoding dCTP pyrophosphatase 1-like, producing the protein MEKNDDKDVSLQELRVMLAEFAEVRGWDQYHSPRNLLLALVGEVGELSEIFQWKGEVARGLPNWSSDDKEHLEEELSDVLLYLVRLADVCGLDLGQAALTKIVKNARKYPIGNPKFST